The window ACCAGATCATCGGGGACTACGACCGTGAAGCGTTCGCCGTGTTGCTCGTAGATGCCAAACACCACGTCATCGGCGTTCACATTGCAGGCGTGGGCACGCTCGACAGCGCGCAGACGGGCCCGCGGCAAGTCTTTCGAGCGGCCGTTTTGGCTGGGGCGAAAGCCGTCATCCTCGGCCATAATCATCCGTCGGGCGATCCCACACCGAGCAGTGCCGATCTACACCTGACAAGACGACTCACGAAGGCAGGTGCGTTGCTTGGCATCCCCGTGCTTGATCACATCATCATCGGGGAGTCCAGCCACGTGAGCCTGCGGGAACGTGGGGAGATCGATGCCCCATCCTGACATCTGGCATTCAGTGAGATTGTGAGATTGGCACCGCCCAGCGCACGCTGCGCGTGCGCTGGGCGGGGCAGGGTGGTGCGGGAGGGATGCAAGCCTGTTCGTGACCCCCTCCACGGATTGGAGCAGCTCCCTTTGTCGCCCACCCGGCTTCATGAAGTCATACGTGATTGACAACTATCCCTGGGAAGGTGTCTCTGCAAGCCCCCACTCTTTGATGCGCACCTGCTGGGCCTCACCATGATCGAGGACCAGACTCTCATAGGGTTCGGTCATGAGCGACGACGAGATGATGAAGTCCGCAGAGGCTCGGTTGCAGGCGACCGGGATGTTCCACACGACGGCGATTCGCAGTAGGGCCTTGACGTCTGGATCGTGGGGCTGCGGTTCCAGCGGGTCCCAAAAGAAGATCAGGAAGTCCAAGGCACCCTCCGCGATTCGCGCGCCGGTCTGCTGGTCGCCGCCGAGCGGACCACTTTGCAGACACGTCACGGTGAGGCCGAGTTGCTCCTCGATCAGCCTACCGGTCGTTCCCGTCGCGTAGAGTTCGTGCTCGGCCAGCAGGCCTTTATTGAA is drawn from bacterium and contains these coding sequences:
- a CDS encoding JAB domain-containing protein, which translates into the protein MYRVPVVRVALVRDGTVKSETRSICGPADAAVVLHQIIGDYDREAFAVLLVDAKHHVIGVHIAGVGTLDSAQTGPRQVFRAAVLAGAKAVILGHNHPSGDPTPSSADLHLTRRLTKAGALLGIPVLDHIIIGESSHVSLRERGEIDAPS
- a CDS encoding methylglyoxal synthase: MKPMRYVARPMGLRKRIALIAHDNTKHDLLEWARFNKGLLAEHELYATGTTGRLIEEQLGLTVTCLQSGPLGGDQQTGARIAEGALDFLIFFWDPLEPQPHDPDVKALLRIAVVWNIPVACNRASADFIISSSLMTEPYESLVLDHGEAQQVRIKEWGLAETPSQG